One region of Syntrophobacter fumaroxidans MPOB genomic DNA includes:
- the rpsL gene encoding 30S ribosomal protein S12 — protein sequence MPTINQLVRKGREEIRKKSSTPALQCCPQKRGVCVRVYTTTPKKPNSALRKIARVRLTNGIEVTSYIPGIGHNLQEHSVVLIRGGRVKDLPGVRYHIIRGTLDALGVADRKQGRSKYGTKRPK from the coding sequence ATGCCCACAATCAACCAGTTGGTTCGAAAAGGCAGAGAAGAGATTCGGAAGAAATCGAGCACCCCCGCCCTTCAGTGCTGTCCGCAAAAGCGGGGAGTGTGTGTGCGCGTTTACACGACCACGCCGAAGAAGCCCAATTCGGCTTTGCGCAAGATCGCGCGCGTGCGCCTGACCAACGGCATCGAGGTGACGTCCTATATCCCCGGTATCGGGCACAATCTGCAGGAACACTCGGTGGTGCTGATCAGGGGGGGGCGTGTGAAGGATCTGCCGGGCGTACGCTATCATATCATCCGCGGCACTCTGGACGCGCTTGGGGTGGCTGACCGAAAGCAGGGACGCTCCAAGTACGGCACCAAGAGGCCGAAGTAA
- the rpoC gene encoding DNA-directed RNA polymerase subunit beta', whose amino-acid sequence MKELYSLFMKPKDPLHFNAVKIMISSPERIREWSYGEVKKPETINYRTFKPERDGLFCARIFGPIKDYECNCGKYKRMKHRGVVCEKCGVEVIQSKVRRERMGHIELASPVAHIWFLRSLPSKIGNLLDLTLRELEKVLYFDSYIVLDPGDTPLTKGELLTEEKYRQMVQEHGSGFVAGIGAESIKQLLAGLDLEKLAVELREEMSKTNSMAKRKKLAKRLKIIDAFRESENRPEWMIMDVIPVLPPDLRPLVPLDGGRFATSDLNDLYRRVINRNNRLKRLQELNAPDIIIRNEKRMLQEAVDVLFDNGRRGKTITGASKRPLKSLSDMLKGKQGRFRQNLLGKRVDYSGRTVIVIGPNLRLHQCGLPKKMALELFKPFIYNKLEEKGYVTTIKAAKKMVERETPEVWDTLDEVVREFPVMLNRAPTLHRLGIQAFEPILIEGKAIQLHPLVCTAFNADFDGDQMAVHVPLSIEAQAEARILMMSTNNILSPAHGDPIIVPSQDIVLGIYYMTREKPFAKGEDRVFSSREEVRCAFDAGEADLHARVHVRMGDERVKTTVGRVLLSEILPEEMPFSAVNRVMNKKVLAGLIDMCYRTAGIKATVLLADRLKDLGYEYATRSGLSISIKDMTIPHRKSEILDQAFDLVKEIERQYNEGLITEGEKYNKAVDIWAKATEDVAAEMMKEIATTEVGGPEGEARVVEAFNPIFMMADSGARGSKDQMRQLAGMRGLMAKPSGEIIETPITANFREGLTVLQYFISTHGARKGLADTALKTANSGYLTRRLVDVSQDVIISEPDCGTMDGIEVEALLEAGEIIQRLGDRILGRIAQEDILDPVTAEVLVPMGTEIDEQRVQLIEDAGIEKVNIRSALTCRSLRGVCTMCYGRDLAQGKLAQIGEAIGIIAAQSIGEPGTQLTMRTFHIGGTASKSIERTSINNRYAGTVRFLNLNTVHNRDGDLIAMNRNGEISIISESGRERERYVIIYGAKLKVTDGQPVEPDTLLAEWDPFTTPILTEVAGAAKFGDIVEGQTMQEKLDPVTGKSSKVVVEYRESDVRPRISIKDDKGKTARVGEGGFARYFMPVGAILMVNEGDAIFPGDVLARIPRETTKTKDITGGLPRVAELFEVRKPKEHAVITEIDGVIGFGKDTKGKRKVIVSPEVGDARDYLIPKGKHISVHEGDYVRAGEPLMDGSPNPHDILTVLGEKEVAKYLVDEVQQVYRLQGVKINDKHIEVIVRQMLKRVRITDPGDSEFLMGEHVEKPIFEEINSKLTEEDKRPAAAEPLLLGITKASLSTQSFISAASFQETTKVLTDAATAGKVDYLLGLKENVIMGRLIPAGSGLRTYREVRK is encoded by the coding sequence TTGAAAGAGCTGTACAGTCTGTTCATGAAACCCAAGGATCCTTTGCACTTCAATGCCGTGAAGATCATGATCTCCTCGCCGGAGAGGATCCGGGAATGGTCTTACGGGGAAGTCAAGAAACCCGAAACGATCAACTACCGGACCTTCAAGCCGGAACGTGACGGGCTTTTCTGCGCCAGGATTTTCGGGCCGATCAAGGACTACGAATGCAATTGCGGCAAATACAAACGCATGAAGCACCGGGGAGTCGTCTGTGAAAAATGCGGGGTCGAAGTCATCCAGTCAAAGGTCCGCCGGGAACGGATGGGACACATCGAACTGGCGTCCCCCGTGGCTCACATCTGGTTTCTTCGCAGTCTGCCGAGCAAGATCGGCAACCTTCTGGACCTGACTCTGAGGGAGCTGGAAAAGGTCCTTTACTTCGACTCCTATATCGTGCTCGACCCGGGAGACACCCCTCTCACCAAGGGTGAGCTTCTGACCGAGGAAAAGTATCGGCAGATGGTCCAGGAGCATGGCAGCGGGTTTGTCGCCGGCATAGGAGCGGAGTCCATCAAGCAGTTGCTCGCCGGGCTCGACTTGGAAAAGCTGGCGGTGGAGCTGCGTGAAGAGATGTCCAAGACCAATTCGATGGCCAAGCGCAAGAAGCTGGCCAAGCGGTTGAAGATCATCGACGCATTCAGGGAATCCGAAAACCGTCCGGAATGGATGATCATGGACGTGATTCCGGTCCTGCCGCCCGACCTGAGGCCGCTCGTGCCGCTCGACGGCGGACGGTTCGCCACCAGTGACCTCAACGATCTGTACCGCCGGGTGATCAACCGAAACAACCGTCTGAAAAGGCTTCAGGAGCTCAATGCCCCCGATATCATCATCCGCAACGAGAAACGCATGCTCCAGGAAGCCGTGGACGTGCTGTTCGACAACGGCCGCCGCGGCAAGACCATCACCGGCGCCAGCAAACGCCCGCTCAAGTCCCTGAGCGACATGCTGAAAGGCAAGCAGGGGCGTTTCCGTCAGAACCTGCTGGGAAAGCGCGTGGATTACTCGGGCCGGACCGTTATCGTCATCGGGCCGAACCTGCGCCTGCACCAGTGCGGCCTTCCCAAGAAGATGGCCCTCGAGCTCTTCAAGCCCTTCATCTATAACAAGCTGGAGGAAAAGGGCTACGTGACCACCATCAAGGCGGCCAAAAAGATGGTGGAGCGGGAAACGCCGGAGGTCTGGGACACTCTGGACGAAGTGGTGCGGGAATTCCCGGTCATGCTCAACCGGGCTCCCACTCTGCACCGTCTCGGTATCCAGGCGTTTGAACCGATCCTGATCGAGGGAAAGGCGATTCAGCTCCATCCCCTGGTCTGTACGGCCTTCAACGCGGATTTCGACGGGGACCAGATGGCGGTGCATGTGCCTCTGTCCATAGAAGCCCAGGCGGAGGCGAGGATTCTGATGATGTCCACGAACAACATCCTCAGCCCCGCCCACGGGGATCCCATCATCGTTCCGTCGCAGGACATCGTTCTGGGCATATACTACATGACCAGGGAGAAGCCTTTCGCCAAGGGCGAGGACCGCGTTTTCTCGAGCCGCGAGGAGGTGCGTTGCGCCTTCGACGCGGGCGAAGCGGATCTGCATGCCCGGGTGCATGTCCGTATGGGAGACGAGCGGGTGAAGACCACCGTGGGACGCGTGCTCCTGTCCGAAATCCTGCCGGAGGAAATGCCCTTCTCGGCGGTAAACCGGGTCATGAACAAGAAGGTGCTGGCCGGGTTGATCGACATGTGTTACCGGACCGCGGGAATCAAGGCGACCGTGTTGCTGGCGGACCGGCTCAAGGACCTCGGGTACGAATACGCAACCCGGTCCGGTCTTTCCATTTCCATCAAGGACATGACCATTCCGCACCGCAAGTCGGAAATCCTCGACCAGGCGTTCGACCTGGTGAAGGAGATCGAACGGCAATACAATGAGGGTTTGATCACCGAGGGCGAGAAGTACAACAAGGCGGTCGATATCTGGGCCAAGGCCACGGAGGACGTCGCGGCGGAGATGATGAAGGAGATCGCCACGACCGAGGTTGGGGGACCGGAAGGCGAAGCCCGGGTGGTGGAGGCGTTCAACCCGATTTTCATGATGGCGGATTCGGGCGCTCGCGGCAGCAAGGACCAGATGCGACAGCTTGCCGGGATGCGCGGTCTGATGGCCAAGCCTTCGGGGGAAATCATCGAGACCCCGATCACCGCGAACTTCCGCGAGGGGTTGACGGTGCTTCAGTATTTCATTTCCACGCACGGTGCGCGCAAGGGCCTCGCCGACACCGCCCTCAAGACGGCCAACTCGGGGTATCTCACCCGTCGCCTTGTCGACGTGTCCCAGGACGTGATCATTTCGGAACCCGATTGCGGAACCATGGACGGCATCGAGGTCGAAGCGCTTCTGGAGGCCGGAGAAATCATTCAGCGGCTGGGCGATCGCATTCTTGGCCGCATCGCGCAGGAAGACATCCTCGACCCGGTGACGGCGGAAGTCCTCGTGCCGATGGGAACCGAGATCGACGAGCAGAGAGTGCAACTCATCGAGGATGCCGGCATCGAGAAAGTCAATATTCGCTCGGCCCTGACCTGCCGCAGCCTGCGTGGCGTGTGCACCATGTGCTACGGACGCGACCTGGCGCAGGGCAAGCTGGCGCAGATCGGAGAGGCGATCGGCATCATTGCCGCTCAGTCCATCGGTGAACCGGGAACGCAGCTCACCATGCGGACCTTCCACATCGGCGGCACCGCCAGCAAGAGCATCGAGAGAACATCCATCAACAACCGTTACGCGGGCACGGTTCGGTTTCTCAATCTCAACACCGTTCACAACCGGGACGGCGATCTGATCGCCATGAACCGCAACGGTGAGATAAGCATTATCAGCGAGTCCGGTCGTGAACGTGAACGATATGTGATCATCTACGGCGCCAAGCTCAAGGTCACCGACGGCCAGCCGGTGGAACCGGATACGCTGCTGGCCGAGTGGGACCCGTTTACGACGCCGATTCTGACCGAAGTCGCGGGAGCCGCCAAGTTCGGGGACATCGTGGAAGGTCAGACCATGCAGGAAAAGCTCGACCCGGTTACCGGCAAGTCCAGCAAGGTGGTGGTGGAATATCGCGAATCAGACGTCAGGCCCCGCATCTCCATCAAGGATGACAAGGGAAAGACGGCAAGGGTCGGCGAAGGAGGTTTTGCGCGCTACTTCATGCCCGTGGGGGCCATCCTGATGGTGAACGAAGGCGATGCCATCTTTCCCGGAGACGTTCTCGCAAGAATTCCCCGGGAAACCACCAAGACCAAGGACATCACCGGCGGTCTTCCCCGCGTGGCGGAATTGTTCGAGGTGCGCAAACCCAAGGAGCACGCCGTCATTACGGAGATCGACGGGGTGATCGGCTTCGGCAAGGACACCAAGGGCAAGCGGAAGGTGATCGTCAGCCCGGAAGTGGGCGATGCGCGGGACTACCTGATCCCCAAGGGCAAGCACATCAGCGTTCACGAGGGCGATTACGTCCGCGCCGGCGAACCGCTCATGGACGGTTCTCCCAACCCGCACGATATTCTCACCGTTCTCGGGGAGAAGGAAGTGGCCAAGTACCTGGTGGATGAGGTTCAGCAGGTTTATCGGTTGCAGGGCGTCAAGATCAACGACAAGCATATCGAAGTGATCGTGCGCCAGATGCTCAAGCGTGTCCGGATCACGGACCCGGGGGATTCCGAGTTCCTGATGGGTGAACACGTGGAGAAGCCGATTTTCGAGGAGATCAACAGCAAGCTGACCGAGGAAGACAAGCGCCCGGCGGCGGCTGAACCGTTGCTGCTCGGCATCACCAAGGCCTCGCTGAGCACGCAGAGTTTCATTTCCGCGGCGTCCTTCCAGGAAACCACGAAGGTTTTGACCGATGCGGCCACTGCCGGCAAGGTGGACTACCTGCTCGGCCTCAAGGAAAATGTGATCATGGGGCGGCTGATCCCGGCCGGGTCGGGCCTCAGGACCTACCGGGAGGTGCGTAAGTAA
- the rpoB gene encoding DNA-directed RNA polymerase subunit beta: MPTALTHEYRVRKNFGKIHKIIDIPNLIQMQKESYELFLQRDVPSEARSERGLQEVFKSVFPIEDFSGTASLEFVQYSFGEVKYEVEECLARGMTYEAPVKIVVRLVVYDVDKEAGTRSIRDIKEQEIYFGTLPLMTDNGTFIINGTERVIVSQLHRSPGIFFDHDRGKTHSSGKILYSARIIPLRGSWLDLEFDPKDILYIRIDRRRKFPVTVLLKALGYATEELLNYFYPSEKIFLKSEAQSEKELNPDILMGSRAPEDILHPQTGEVLIKKNRKLGKQALRRLQEVGINRLPMKSTELIGQVLAQDVIDYGTGEIVAECNDSIDADMLKEFVERGVGEIELLHLEGQDVSPSFRNTLLMDKVNTQEDALIEIYRRLRPSNPPTLEVATEFFNNLFFNPDHYDLSEVGRLKLNLQLGLEVPLDYRTLRKDDILMAVRQLIRLKDSQGPVDDIDNLGNRRVRAVGELLENQYRIGLVRMERAIKERMTLQEVEALMPHDLINAKPVSAVVKEFFGTSQLSQFMDQTNPLSEITHKRRLSALGPGGLTRERAGFEVRDVHPTHYGRICPIETPEGPNIGLIVSLSTYARVNPYGFIETPYRKVDGSSARKDVSYLTAMDEKEYPIAQANAPLDEKGRFLLDLVSARVAGEPVMVPPNEIRYMDVSPNQLVSVSASLIPFLEHDDANRALMGSNMQRQAVPLIQTRAPLVGTGIERIVAKDSGVAIVARRTGVVEYVDATRIVIRAIEDNGEMGSGVDIYKLIKFQRSNQNTCINQKPLVQHGDLVTKGQIIADGPSTDHGELALGRNVMVAFMSWGGYNFEDSILVSERIGKEDVFTSIHIEEFEVVARDTKLGKEDITRDIPNVGEEALKNLDESGIIRVGAYIKPNDILVGKVTPKGESQLTPEEKLLRAIFGEKASDVKDTSLRVPPGVEGIIIDAKVFSRKGVEKDERTKTIEDQEISRLMKDQRDELEIIFKSTVKRLAKLLENQVSDSAIKDGKKVYIKKGEVFTEEILLNLPSGHWDQLTVAKDPTVSMEIENILANYREQVQLVKSLFEEKIGKLKRGDELPPGVIKMVKVYVAVKRKLQVGDKMAGRHGNKGVVSRILPAEDMPYFPDGTPVDIVLNPLGVPSRMNVGQVLETHIGWAAKGIGMQLAQMLEECRERETMNEKLQRIYNKLEFGTYFKDASERELRGLIPDFKEGIHVASPVFDGAEEAEIRAFLSEAGVSETGQSVLYDGRTGMPFDQPVTVGVMYMLKLHHLVDDKIHARSIGPYSLVTQQPLGGKAQFGGQRLGEMEVWTMEAYGAAYALQEFLTVKSDDVAGRTRMYEKIVKGDNTLEAGLPESFNVLVKELQALALDVRLLEEEEGN; this comes from the coding sequence CATAAGGGACATCAAGGAGCAGGAAATCTACTTCGGCACCCTCCCCCTGATGACCGACAACGGGACTTTCATCATCAACGGCACCGAACGCGTCATCGTCAGCCAGTTGCACCGGTCTCCCGGTATTTTTTTTGACCATGATCGCGGGAAGACCCACTCCAGTGGAAAGATCCTGTATTCCGCGCGCATCATCCCCCTGCGCGGCTCCTGGCTCGACCTCGAATTCGACCCGAAAGACATTCTGTACATCCGGATCGATCGACGCCGCAAGTTTCCGGTCACCGTTCTCCTCAAAGCTCTCGGATATGCCACGGAAGAACTGCTCAACTACTTCTATCCCAGCGAAAAGATCTTTTTGAAAAGCGAGGCCCAGTCGGAGAAGGAATTGAACCCCGATATTCTGATGGGAAGCCGCGCCCCGGAAGACATCCTGCATCCGCAAACCGGCGAAGTGTTGATCAAGAAGAACAGGAAGCTCGGCAAGCAGGCCCTCCGGCGGCTCCAGGAAGTGGGCATCAACCGTTTGCCCATGAAGAGCACCGAACTGATCGGCCAGGTGCTCGCCCAGGATGTGATCGACTACGGCACGGGCGAAATCGTCGCCGAGTGCAACGACAGCATCGACGCGGACATGCTCAAGGAATTCGTGGAGCGCGGCGTTGGAGAGATCGAGCTCCTGCACCTGGAGGGACAGGACGTCAGCCCGTCGTTCCGCAACACGCTCCTGATGGACAAGGTCAACACGCAGGAAGACGCCCTGATCGAAATCTATCGGAGGCTGCGGCCCAGCAATCCGCCCACTCTCGAAGTGGCGACCGAATTCTTCAACAACCTCTTTTTCAACCCCGACCACTACGATCTGTCGGAAGTCGGCCGCCTCAAGCTCAACCTGCAGCTTGGCCTGGAAGTGCCGCTCGACTACCGGACTCTGCGCAAGGACGATATCCTGATGGCGGTCCGCCAGCTCATCCGGCTCAAAGACTCACAGGGGCCCGTCGACGACATCGACAACCTTGGCAACCGGAGAGTGCGCGCCGTCGGCGAATTGCTCGAGAATCAGTACCGGATCGGACTTGTGCGCATGGAGCGCGCCATAAAGGAACGCATGACGCTCCAGGAAGTCGAGGCGCTCATGCCGCACGACCTCATCAACGCCAAACCGGTATCGGCGGTGGTGAAGGAGTTTTTCGGCACCAGCCAGCTCTCGCAGTTCATGGACCAGACGAACCCTCTTTCCGAAATCACGCACAAGCGACGCCTGAGCGCGCTCGGCCCGGGGGGCCTCACCCGGGAGCGGGCCGGATTCGAGGTCCGGGACGTTCATCCCACGCATTACGGCCGGATTTGCCCCATCGAAACCCCGGAAGGTCCGAACATCGGTCTCATCGTTTCGCTGTCGACTTACGCCAGGGTGAATCCTTACGGGTTCATCGAAACGCCCTATCGGAAGGTTGACGGGTCGAGCGCCCGGAAGGATGTGAGCTATCTGACGGCCATGGACGAGAAGGAGTACCCCATCGCCCAGGCCAACGCGCCCCTGGACGAAAAGGGACGCTTTCTGCTCGACCTGGTGTCCGCGCGGGTGGCGGGCGAGCCCGTGATGGTCCCGCCCAATGAAATCCGTTACATGGACGTATCCCCCAACCAGCTGGTGAGTGTTTCCGCATCCCTGATCCCGTTTCTGGAGCACGATGACGCCAACCGCGCCCTCATGGGCTCCAACATGCAGCGCCAGGCGGTCCCTCTCATTCAGACCCGCGCTCCTCTGGTCGGCACCGGGATCGAACGGATCGTGGCCAAGGACAGCGGCGTGGCCATCGTTGCCAGGCGAACCGGAGTCGTGGAATACGTGGACGCCACCCGGATCGTCATTCGAGCCATCGAGGATAACGGGGAGATGGGCAGTGGAGTGGACATCTACAAGCTCATCAAGTTTCAGAGATCGAACCAGAACACCTGCATCAACCAGAAACCGCTGGTGCAGCACGGTGACCTGGTGACAAAGGGTCAGATCATCGCCGACGGCCCTTCGACCGACCACGGCGAACTGGCACTCGGAAGAAACGTGATGGTCGCGTTCATGAGCTGGGGAGGGTACAACTTCGAGGATTCGATCCTGGTGAGCGAGAGGATCGGCAAGGAAGACGTGTTCACATCGATTCACATCGAAGAATTTGAAGTGGTGGCTCGGGACACGAAGTTGGGCAAGGAGGACATCACGCGCGACATTCCCAACGTCGGCGAGGAGGCGCTGAAGAACCTCGACGAAAGCGGCATCATCCGCGTGGGAGCTTACATCAAGCCCAACGACATCCTGGTGGGCAAAGTGACTCCCAAGGGCGAGTCGCAGCTGACCCCGGAGGAAAAGCTCCTGCGGGCCATTTTCGGCGAGAAGGCGAGCGACGTGAAAGACACGTCGTTGCGCGTACCGCCCGGGGTCGAGGGGATCATCATCGACGCCAAGGTGTTTTCGCGCAAGGGCGTGGAGAAGGACGAGCGCACGAAGACCATCGAGGACCAGGAAATCTCCCGCCTGATGAAAGATCAGCGCGATGAGCTGGAGATCATCTTCAAGTCGACGGTCAAGCGGCTGGCAAAGCTCCTGGAAAACCAGGTGAGCGACAGCGCCATAAAGGACGGGAAGAAAGTCTACATCAAGAAGGGCGAGGTCTTCACCGAGGAGATTCTGCTGAACCTGCCCAGCGGACACTGGGATCAATTGACGGTCGCCAAGGATCCGACCGTGTCCATGGAAATCGAGAACATTCTCGCCAACTACCGGGAACAGGTTCAGTTGGTGAAATCGTTGTTCGAAGAAAAGATCGGCAAGCTCAAACGCGGAGACGAGCTGCCTCCCGGCGTCATCAAGATGGTCAAGGTTTATGTCGCCGTCAAACGGAAGCTCCAGGTCGGAGACAAGATGGCCGGCCGCCACGGAAACAAGGGCGTGGTCTCGAGGATTCTCCCGGCCGAGGATATGCCTTACTTCCCCGACGGAACGCCGGTCGACATCGTTTTGAATCCTCTTGGCGTGCCCTCCCGTATGAACGTGGGCCAGGTGCTGGAAACCCACATCGGATGGGCCGCGAAGGGAATCGGGATGCAGCTGGCTCAGATGCTCGAGGAATGCAGGGAGCGGGAAACGATGAACGAAAAGCTCCAGCGTATTTACAACAAGCTGGAGTTCGGAACCTACTTCAAAGACGCATCGGAGCGGGAGCTCAGAGGGCTCATTCCCGACTTCAAGGAAGGCATACATGTCGCCTCCCCGGTTTTCGACGGCGCGGAAGAGGCTGAGATCCGAGCGTTCCTGAGTGAGGCCGGGGTGTCGGAAACCGGGCAATCAGTCCTCTACGACGGCAGAACGGGCATGCCTTTCGACCAGCCGGTCACGGTGGGCGTGATGTACATGCTCAAGCTGCATCACCTGGTGGACGACAAGATCCACGCGCGATCCATCGGCCCCTATTCTCTCGTGACCCAGCAGCCTCTGGGAGGCAAGGCGCAGTTCGGCGGGCAGCGGCTGGGCGAAATGGAAGTCTGGACCATGGAAGCCTACGGCGCCGCCTATGCGCTCCAGGAATTCCTGACGGTCAAGTCTGACGACGTGGCCGGCCGCACGCGCATGTACGAGAAAATCGTGAAGGGGGATAACACTCTCGAAGCCGGGCTGCCCGAATCTTTCAACGTTCTGGTTAAGGAGCTTCAGGCCCTCGCCCTGGACGTGCGGCTCCTGGAAGAAGAGGAAGGCAATTGA
- the rpsG gene encoding 30S ribosomal protein S7, with translation MPRRREVPKRYVLPDPKYNSKLAAKFINNLMRRGKKSLAEHVLYGALDLIEQRSKQDPLDLFHKAMENVRPVVEVKSRRVGGATYQVPVEVRHERRDALAMRWIINYAKQRTEKTMIQRLAGELQDAAQNRGGSVKKREDTHRMAEANKAFAHYRW, from the coding sequence ATGCCAAGGAGAAGAGAAGTTCCGAAACGCTATGTCTTGCCGGATCCGAAGTACAACAGCAAGTTGGCGGCCAAATTCATCAACAACCTCATGCGCCGGGGCAAGAAGAGTCTGGCGGAGCACGTTCTGTACGGGGCACTGGACCTTATCGAGCAGCGCTCCAAGCAGGACCCTCTGGACCTCTTTCACAAAGCCATGGAAAATGTGAGGCCCGTCGTCGAGGTGAAGTCCAGACGAGTGGGCGGCGCCACCTACCAGGTTCCGGTGGAGGTTCGTCACGAACGTCGGGACGCGTTGGCCATGAGATGGATCATCAACTACGCCAAGCAGCGTACCGAAAAGACGATGATCCAGAGGCTTGCCGGTGAGCTCCAGGATGCGGCCCAGAATCGCGGCGGCTCAGTGAAAAAGAGAGAGGATACTCACCGCATGGCCGAGGCAAACAAGGCATTCGCGCATTATCGGTGGTAG
- the tuf gene encoding elongation factor Tu has translation MGKKKFERTKPHVNVGTVGHIDHGKTTLTAAITKQLAKRGRAEFVPFDQIDKAPEERERGITIATAHVEYETDKRHYAHVDCPGHADYIKNMITGAAQMDGAILVVAADDGPMPQTREHILLSRQVGVPYIVVFLNKVDMVDDPELIELVELELRELLSKYGFPGDDVPIIKGSALRALEADDPEHPDTKCIFELMEAIDAYVPDPVRDIDKPFLMPIEDVFSISGRGTVVTGRVERGVIRVSEDVEIVGFRPTFKTVCTGVEMFRKTLDQGQAGDNVGVLLRGTKRDEVERGQVVAKPGSITPHTKFKAEVYVLKKEEGGRHTPFFPGYRPQFYFRTTDVTGIMTLPEGVEMVMPGDNISTEVHLITPVALEKELRFAIREGGRTVGAGVITEIIE, from the coding sequence ATGGGCAAGAAGAAATTTGAGCGGACGAAGCCGCATGTGAACGTGGGCACGGTGGGTCACATCGATCACGGCAAGACGACGTTGACGGCGGCCATCACCAAGCAGTTGGCCAAGCGCGGCCGGGCCGAATTCGTGCCGTTCGATCAGATTGACAAGGCACCCGAGGAGCGCGAGCGCGGCATCACCATCGCCACGGCGCACGTGGAATACGAGACGGACAAGCGGCATTACGCTCACGTGGACTGCCCGGGGCACGCGGATTACATCAAGAACATGATCACCGGAGCCGCTCAGATGGACGGAGCCATCCTGGTGGTGGCGGCCGACGACGGTCCGATGCCGCAGACCCGCGAGCATATTCTTCTGTCGCGTCAGGTGGGGGTTCCCTACATCGTGGTGTTTCTGAACAAGGTGGACATGGTGGATGATCCGGAGCTGATCGAGCTCGTGGAGCTGGAGTTGCGGGAGCTTCTGAGCAAGTACGGTTTTCCGGGCGACGACGTGCCCATCATCAAGGGTTCGGCGTTGCGGGCGCTGGAGGCCGACGATCCCGAGCATCCGGACACCAAGTGCATATTCGAGTTGATGGAAGCCATCGACGCGTATGTGCCGGACCCGGTGCGCGATATCGACAAGCCCTTTTTGATGCCCATCGAGGATGTGTTTTCGATCAGCGGGCGCGGCACGGTGGTGACGGGGCGTGTGGAGCGCGGGGTCATCCGGGTGAGCGAGGATGTGGAGATCGTGGGTTTCCGGCCGACGTTCAAGACGGTGTGCACGGGTGTGGAGATGTTCCGCAAGACCCTGGACCAGGGGCAGGCGGGCGACAACGTGGGGGTGCTGCTGCGGGGCACCAAGCGCGACGAGGTGGAGCGCGGGCAGGTGGTGGCCAAGCCGGGGAGCATCACGCCGCACACGAAGTTCAAGGCCGAGGTCTACGTGTTGAAAAAAGAGGAAGGCGGGCGGCACACGCCGTTTTTCCCGGGTTACCGGCCGCAGTTTTATTTCCGCACCACCGACGTCACGGGGATCATGACGCTGCCCGAGGGGGTGGAGATGGTCATGCCCGGAGACAACATCAGCACCGAGGTCCACCTGATCACGCCCGTGGCTCTGGAAAAGGAACTGCGCTTCGCCATCCGTGAAGGCGGTCGCACCGTCGGCGCAGGCGTCATCACCGAGATCATCGAGTGA
- the rplC gene encoding 50S ribosomal protein L3, whose translation MIKAIVGRKLQMSQIFAEDGTAVPITLIQAGPCTVTQVKTPERDGYSALQIGFGSRKPKNVNKPMKGHLDKVGKGYFEVLREIRMENASDHEVGEDLAADVFEIGERIDVIGTTKGKGYAGTIKRWGFQRGPSGHGSKNIREPGSTGNATFPGRVIKGKKMPGQKGNKRTTVMNLRIIDVRPEENLLIVKGAVPGSQNGIVLIRKTNRAK comes from the coding sequence ATGATCAAAGCAATTGTCGGACGCAAGCTGCAAATGTCCCAGATTTTCGCCGAGGACGGGACGGCTGTCCCGATCACGCTGATCCAGGCGGGACCATGTACCGTCACTCAGGTGAAGACGCCCGAGAGGGACGGCTATTCCGCCCTTCAGATCGGTTTCGGAAGCCGTAAGCCCAAGAACGTCAACAAGCCCATGAAAGGGCATCTCGACAAGGTCGGCAAGGGGTATTTCGAAGTGCTGCGGGAAATCCGCATGGAGAACGCTTCCGATCACGAGGTCGGGGAGGACCTTGCCGCTGACGTTTTCGAAATCGGCGAGCGCATCGACGTTATCGGAACGACCAAGGGAAAGGGCTACGCCGGCACGATCAAGCGATGGGGATTTCAGCGCGGACCTTCCGGCCACGGTTCCAAGAACATCAGGGAACCCGGCTCGACGGGCAACGCCACCTTCCCCGGCCGAGTGATCAAGGGCAAGAAGATGCCGGGGCAAAAGGGAAACAAGCGCACCACCGTCATGAACCTGCGCATCATCGACGTGCGCCCCGAGGAGAATCTGCTGATCGTCAAAGGTGCCGTCCCGGGTTCGCAAAACGGGATCGTGCTCATCCGCAAGACAAACAGGGCCAAGTAG
- the rpsJ gene encoding 30S ribosomal protein S10 — protein sequence MTNQRIRIRLKAYDHKLLDQSTSEIVMTAKKTGARVAGPIPLPTKIHRYTVLRSPHVDKKSREQFEIRVHKRLIDILEPTQQTVDSLMKLDLSAGVDVEIKL from the coding sequence ATGACGAATCAAAGAATTCGCATCCGTTTGAAAGCTTACGATCATAAATTGCTCGACCAGTCGACGAGTGAAATCGTGATGACCGCCAAGAAGACGGGCGCGCGAGTGGCCGGACCCATTCCTCTTCCCACGAAGATACACAGGTACACGGTTTTGAGGTCCCCGCACGTCGACAAGAAATCGCGGGAGCAATTCGAGATTCGCGTCCACAAACGTCTGATCGATATACTGGAACCGACTCAACAAACGGTCGATTCATTGATGAAGTTGGATCTGTCCGCCGGGGTGGATGTGGAAATCAAGCTCTAG